One window from the genome of Hypanus sabinus isolate sHypSab1 chromosome 16, sHypSab1.hap1, whole genome shotgun sequence encodes:
- the LOC132406561 gene encoding uncharacterized protein LOC132406561: protein MARVSIATRHKVVILHQQGLSQAEISRQTGVSRCAVKALLKKHKETGKIEDQKRSGRPRKLSAAEERYIILTSLLNRKKSSTAISSELTETTGTQVHPSTVRRSLVRSGLQKLKECKKAQARFQVGGPVSDATSDASTASIPPSETHASEAPPEELQFTVNSLPMQHCYPNSRELQPILDRRLEQGHPLNSKELQDGHCIDSAESPSDSSEDDSDEAVRLTAMSQLSPIKTKGVKIRMTEDDTINKLVVGPSTIAQPLNNLLKDRGRHGSVVVSTALYSTSNPGSTPAAVCKKFVRSPRDRVGFLRVFRFPPKVQRRSGW from the coding sequence ATGGCAAGAGTGAGCATTGCAACAAGACACAAGGTAGTCATtctgcatcagcaaggtctctcccaagcGGAAATTTCGCggcagacaggagtttcaagatgtgctgtcaaagctcttctgaagaagcacaaagaaacagGCAAAATTGAGGACCAGAAACGCAGTGGTCGGCCACggaaactgagtgcagcagaAGAGAGATACATCATACTGACATCCCTTCTAAATCGGAAAAAGTCCAGCACTGCTAttagctctgaactcacagaaactaCTGGAACTCAAGTACACCCCTCTACAGTTCggagaagtcttgtcagaagtggtcttcagAAACTGAAAGAATGTAAGAAAGCGCAGGCTCGATTTCAAGTGGGTGGTCCTGTGAGTGATGCTACAAGTGATGCTAGTACTGCTAGCATTCCGCCCAGTGAAACACATGCTTCTGAAGCTCCGCCTGAGGAATTACAGTTTACAGTGAACAGTCTCCCTATGCAGCACTGCTATCCGAACTCCAGAGAATTACAGCCTATATTGGACAGACGCCTGGAACAGGGACACCCTCTGAACTCTAAAGAATTACAGGATGGACATTGCATAGATTCTGCGGAGTCCCCTAGCGACTCAAGTGAGGATGACAGTGATGAAGCAGTAAGATTGACAGCTATGTCACAACTTTCTCCAATAAAGACCAAGGGAGTGAAGATACGTATGACTGAAGATGACACTATTAATAAGCTAGTGGTAGGTCCATCAACTATTGCTCAACCACTCAACAATCTCTTGAAGGACAGGGGGAGGCATggcagtgtggtggttagcacagcactttacagcaccagcaacccaggttcaactcctgctgctgtctgtaagaagtttgtacgttctccccgtgaccgtgtgggtttcctccgggtgttccggtttcctcccaaagtccaaagacgcagtggttggtag